One segment of Verrucomicrobiia bacterium DNA contains the following:
- the ilvE gene encoding branched-chain-amino-acid transaminase, translating to MKIFLDGKYVSEDEAKISVFDHGLLYGDGVFEGIRVYNGRIFRLDQHLDRLFNSAKAIMLAIPLAREQLVEACCETCRQNKLKDGYIRLVVTRGVGYLGLNPFRCKNPTIFIIADRIELYPEEAYRKGLKLITASTQRTNPAAVSPSIKSLNYLNNILAKIEAVNAGVVEAIMLNAQGHVAECTGDNIFIVRGGRLETPPVSAGALIGITRQVVIELAAKRKIVVSEPNLTRYDLATADEVFLTGTAAEIVPVSSIDGRIIGSGRPGHLTLKLTEDFRKLTRSEGTPIGVK from the coding sequence GTGAAGATTTTTTTGGATGGTAAATATGTTTCGGAAGACGAGGCGAAGATTTCGGTCTTTGACCACGGATTGTTGTATGGCGACGGTGTTTTTGAAGGAATCCGCGTGTACAACGGACGAATTTTCCGTCTCGACCAGCATCTGGATCGGCTCTTCAATTCGGCGAAAGCAATCATGCTGGCGATTCCGCTGGCGCGGGAGCAACTCGTCGAGGCGTGCTGCGAGACGTGCCGGCAGAACAAACTGAAAGACGGTTACATTCGGCTCGTCGTCACGCGCGGCGTCGGCTACCTCGGATTGAACCCGTTCCGTTGCAAGAACCCGACCATCTTCATTATCGCGGATCGAATTGAACTGTATCCCGAGGAAGCTTACCGCAAGGGGTTGAAGCTGATCACCGCGAGCACCCAGCGGACGAATCCGGCGGCAGTCAGTCCGTCGATCAAGTCGCTAAACTACCTCAATAATATCCTGGCGAAGATCGAAGCCGTGAACGCCGGCGTGGTCGAGGCAATTATGCTTAACGCACAGGGACATGTCGCTGAATGTACCGGCGATAACATTTTCATTGTCCGCGGCGGCAGGCTCGAAACGCCACCCGTCAGCGCGGGCGCGCTCATTGGCATCACGCGACAGGTCGTGATCGAGCTGGCCGCGAAGCGCAAGATTGTGGTCAGTGAGCCGAACCTGACGCGTTACGATCTGGCGACGGCGGACGAAGTTTTTCTCACGGGTACAGCGGCGGAGATCGTTCCCGTCTCGAGCATCGATGGGCGGATCATCGGTTCCGGGCGGCCGGGCCACCTGACCTTGAAATTGACGGAGGACTTCCGTAAGTTGACGCGTTCCGAGGGAACGCCGATCGGGGTGAAGTAA